One Candidatus Babeliales bacterium DNA window includes the following coding sequences:
- a CDS encoding alpha/beta fold hydrolase codes for MRTLLIFLSLCCFTPRLNSIVILVHGSFANQETWHQPEGDFFDELEKQARTLHHKTISFCWPGMPTTATIVASGQTLAKLILSYPPTEQIIVIGHSHGGNVISIASQLLSTAATNTFDADFLLSLTPTTRKHEPTIFELFCKALPQIKKLFHLYQQQWRNISTFAIQAAYFLGTPIDAQAFMPSMNAIEYVYNFYSQGDIIQPVLGFFQRTLPTHERITNLSITIKNTGILPSDQPSHSQLHLPIVARWLLSIPHQLKQQKIGNFENFEHTNGHIHIDPERGPMYTK; via the coding sequence ATGCGCACGCTCTTAATCTTTCTTTCACTCTGCTGTTTTACCCCTCGCCTCAACAGCATTGTTATTCTGGTTCACGGTTCATTTGCAAACCAAGAAACCTGGCACCAACCAGAAGGCGATTTTTTTGACGAGCTTGAAAAACAAGCACGCACACTCCACCACAAAACCATCTCGTTTTGCTGGCCTGGCATGCCCACTACCGCCACTATTGTAGCCAGCGGGCAAACACTTGCCAAACTCATCTTGAGCTACCCACCCACCGAACAGATTATCGTAATCGGCCATAGCCACGGCGGTAACGTTATTAGCATCGCCAGCCAACTACTCAGCACAGCCGCTACCAACACTTTTGATGCTGATTTCTTGCTCAGCCTAACTCCCACCACCCGCAAGCATGAACCCACAATCTTTGAGCTCTTTTGCAAAGCACTACCACAGATAAAAAAGCTCTTTCACTTGTACCAGCAACAGTGGCGCAACATCTCAACCTTTGCCATTCAAGCAGCATACTTTTTGGGGACTCCAATCGACGCTCAAGCTTTTATGCCCAGTATGAACGCTATCGAATACGTTTATAATTTTTATTCACAAGGCGATATCATTCAACCGGTACTTGGCTTTTTTCAACGTACACTACCAACGCACGAACGTATTACCAATCTTTCAATCACCATCAAAAACACCGGGATCTTGCCCTCGGATCAGCCATCACACTCACAACTACACTTGCCAATAGTTGCGCGCTGGCTCTTGAGTATTCCGCACCAGCTTAAGCAACAAAAGATAGGCAACTTTGAAAACTTTGAACATACCAATGGACACATTCACATAGACCCCGAACGTGGACCGATGTACACAAAATAA
- a CDS encoding carbohydrate kinase family protein: MKILTMGGATQDIYLDYAGADYMTITKKSSSQTFMLFETGEKIGIDELLYLTGGGATNSAASFKLRGFDVSCFCQVGTDNAGEAVIHDLENRSIKTNLIKQTQEHATGSSFIIKSLQHERTIFVHRGANSFLKRQDIPFDAIKECDQLYLTSLSDDSAALLPEIVRFAHEHNKPIAINPGSSQLSQGVQTLRESLPFIETLIMNANEARMFMLSLVETDQTYKKILEEQTPIICPPTKRNEEPYLITSPIVYDGGCFSAKKFFKEILSMGPRIVVITNGANGVYVATKNDVYFHPSIKIKVIDPVGAGDAFGSCFVASLKKGFEPHDALRHGILNSASVLTKIGAKNGILNDAELEKQAAILNHTLLQHYTLT; the protein is encoded by the coding sequence ATGAAGATATTAACCATGGGCGGCGCCACGCAAGACATCTATTTAGACTACGCAGGCGCTGATTATATGACCATCACCAAAAAAAGCTCGTCTCAAACCTTTATGCTCTTTGAAACGGGCGAAAAGATTGGTATTGATGAACTCTTGTATTTAACAGGCGGGGGTGCAACCAATTCTGCTGCATCCTTTAAGTTGCGCGGCTTTGACGTTTCGTGCTTTTGCCAAGTAGGAACTGATAACGCAGGAGAAGCCGTCATACACGACTTAGAAAATAGAAGCATTAAAACAAACCTTATTAAACAAACACAAGAACATGCCACCGGCTCATCATTTATCATTAAATCATTGCAGCATGAACGCACCATCTTTGTCCATCGCGGCGCAAATAGCTTTCTTAAACGCCAAGACATCCCTTTTGATGCCATTAAAGAATGCGATCAATTGTATCTAACATCATTAAGCGATGATTCAGCGGCATTACTTCCCGAGATTGTGCGCTTTGCTCACGAGCACAACAAGCCAATTGCTATCAACCCAGGCAGCAGTCAACTTTCACAAGGGGTGCAAACACTGCGCGAATCGCTCCCCTTTATAGAAACACTTATCATGAATGCAAACGAAGCACGCATGTTTATGCTTTCATTAGTTGAAACGGACCAAACGTACAAGAAGATTCTTGAAGAACAAACACCCATCATTTGCCCACCAACAAAACGCAACGAAGAACCCTACTTAATTACCAGCCCCATCGTTTACGACGGCGGTTGCTTTAGCGCCAAAAAGTTCTTTAAAGAAATACTAAGTATGGGACCCCGGATTGTAGTCATTACCAATGGCGCCAACGGTGTTTATGTGGCAACAAAAAATGATGTTTACTTTCATCCCAGCATAAAGATTAAAGTAATAGACCCGGTAGGCGCTGGCGACGCTTTTGGCTCGTGTTTTGTTGCAAGCTTAAAAAAAGGCTTTGAGCCTCACGATGCGCTTAGACATGGCATTTTAAACAGCGCATCAGTTTTAACCAAAATTGGCGCAAAAAACGGTATTTTGAATGATGCAGAACTTGAGAAGCAAGCAGCCATTTTAAATCACACACTATTACAACACTACACCCTTACCTAA
- a CDS encoding 30S ribosomal protein S1: MVRDNQKMISSRWSAELIEDEFQLNDAQKAELTELYDDISNKFKVGKVIKGKVIAKENNGVLVNIDYKSDGLIPQYEFSDYELKGLQSGTEIDVLLDRLEDEGGCVVLSYQKAKALKAWDNITDLATSDEPVRGVVTHKVKGGLSVDVGIPAFLPGSQIDIQRVTDFDQFVGQEVTCKILKVNKKRGNVIISRRKYIEEQRFEDKKKALETIQEEQVLQGIVKNITSYGVFVDVGGIDGLLHITDMSWGRIAHPSEMVRIGDTITVKVISFDKMHEKISLGMKQLTPNPWEHVAAQYPLHSNIKGKISSITDYGLFIEVEKGVEGLVHISEISWTERINNLSRYFHVGQEIEALVVALDKDNRRMSLSIKQLNEDPWKTVADKFKIGDKIHGKITNITDFGLFVQLLDGVDGLVHISDISWTDHVSHPSERYQKGSMVDAVILSIDPDNRKVSLGIKQLENDPWTTVESEYKVGTMIQGTVSKITNFGAFVKLPTGIEGLVHISELSESDVQKVEDIIKVGETKEFRIIKVSPEERKLGLSLKPEKVKSAPTEEERREEAAVEKIQAKKAAAAAEQKAPRQEQQQQQQQPTAMKSSLQQALEKHMQKDDNSKE, encoded by the coding sequence ATGGTAAGAGACAATCAAAAAATGATTTCTTCTCGCTGGAGTGCTGAGCTCATTGAAGATGAGTTTCAACTCAATGACGCACAGAAAGCCGAACTTACTGAACTTTATGATGATATATCAAACAAGTTCAAAGTAGGCAAAGTTATTAAAGGTAAAGTCATTGCAAAAGAAAACAATGGCGTACTTGTTAATATTGATTATAAGTCTGATGGACTGATTCCTCAATATGAGTTTTCAGACTATGAACTTAAAGGTCTTCAATCAGGCACAGAAATTGATGTGCTTCTTGATCGCCTTGAAGATGAAGGCGGTTGTGTTGTATTGTCGTATCAAAAAGCTAAAGCACTTAAAGCTTGGGACAATATTACCGACTTGGCAACATCTGACGAACCAGTTCGCGGTGTGGTTACCCATAAAGTTAAGGGTGGCTTGAGCGTAGACGTTGGGATCCCTGCTTTCTTGCCAGGATCACAAATCGACATTCAACGTGTTACTGATTTTGATCAATTTGTTGGTCAAGAAGTTACCTGCAAAATTCTTAAAGTTAATAAGAAGCGCGGTAACGTTATTATCTCTCGCAGAAAATACATTGAAGAACAACGCTTTGAAGACAAGAAGAAAGCTCTTGAAACAATTCAAGAAGAACAAGTCTTGCAAGGTATTGTTAAAAACATCACCAGCTACGGCGTTTTTGTTGACGTTGGCGGCATTGATGGCTTGCTTCATATCACCGACATGTCATGGGGACGCATAGCACATCCTAGCGAAATGGTCAGAATTGGTGACACAATCACCGTTAAGGTTATTTCCTTTGATAAGATGCATGAAAAGATCTCTTTGGGCATGAAGCAATTGACTCCAAATCCTTGGGAACATGTTGCGGCGCAATATCCATTGCACAGCAATATCAAAGGCAAAATTTCTAGCATCACGGACTACGGTCTTTTCATTGAAGTTGAAAAGGGCGTTGAGGGGCTGGTTCACATTTCAGAAATCTCTTGGACTGAGCGTATTAACAATCTTTCAAGATATTTCCATGTTGGACAAGAAATTGAAGCATTGGTTGTTGCTCTTGATAAAGACAACCGCAGAATGTCTTTGAGCATTAAGCAACTCAACGAAGATCCATGGAAAACCGTTGCTGATAAGTTTAAAATTGGCGACAAAATTCATGGTAAAATTACCAACATCACCGATTTTGGTCTTTTCGTACAATTGCTTGATGGCGTTGACGGACTCGTGCATATTTCAGACATCTCCTGGACCGATCATGTTTCACATCCAAGTGAACGTTATCAAAAAGGCAGCATGGTTGATGCCGTAATCTTGTCAATTGATCCAGACAACCGCAAGGTTTCTTTGGGCATCAAACAACTTGAAAATGATCCATGGACAACGGTAGAAAGCGAATATAAAGTTGGCACAATGATTCAAGGTACGGTATCAAAAATTACCAACTTTGGCGCATTTGTTAAACTTCCTACCGGCATTGAAGGTCTTGTTCATATCTCTGAACTTTCAGAAAGTGATGTTCAGAAGGTTGAAGACATTATCAAAGTTGGCGAAACCAAAGAATTTAGAATTATCAAGGTTAGCCCAGAAGAGCGCAAGCTTGGCTTGAGCTTAAAGCCTGAAAAGGTGAAGAGTGCGCCAACCGAAGAAGAGCGACGTGAAGAAGCAGCAGTTGAAAAAATCCAAGCGAAAAAAGCAGCTGCAGCCGCTGAACAAAAAGCTCCTCGTCAAGAACAGCAACAGCAACAACAGCAGCCTACTGCTATGAAGAGCTCATTGCAGCAAGCGCTTGAAAAGCACATGCAAAAAGACGATAATTCTAAAGAATAA
- the ndk gene encoding nucleoside-diphosphate kinase: MEHTLAIIKPDAVRAHNSGKIIDRIEQEGFEIVGMKKINLSLAQAQSFYAVHKERPFFGELVEFMTSGPVVVMALAKDNAVKAWRDLMGATNPAQAADNTIRKLYGASVGENATHGSDAPETAAEEVKFFFPELS, from the coding sequence ATGGAACATACCTTAGCAATTATTAAGCCTGATGCAGTTAGAGCACACAACAGCGGGAAAATTATTGACCGCATTGAACAAGAAGGCTTTGAAATTGTTGGCATGAAAAAAATCAACTTATCGTTGGCACAAGCACAAAGCTTTTATGCCGTACACAAAGAACGTCCGTTCTTTGGTGAGTTGGTAGAATTCATGACTTCAGGCCCGGTAGTTGTTATGGCACTTGCCAAAGACAACGCGGTAAAAGCATGGCGCGACCTTATGGGTGCTACAAACCCTGCACAAGCAGCAGACAACACAATCCGTAAACTTTACGGCGCAAGTGTTGGCGAAAACGCTACGCACGGTTCTGACGCTCCAGAAACGGCGGCAGAAGAAGTAAAATTCTTCTTTCCAGAATTAAGCTAA
- a CDS encoding PilN domain-containing protein, which yields MNYLKNFIKSLGQQSIILYLQIQDKELTCVLFKKASNTLRIKKQEKMALESTVIINGIIYNPTTLAHSISQFTTKHGLCRPKAVLCFAGLANHQPALQQLATLQTALCTTKTPLRLLAIIAKPLILDKAQSVPYKMLTDQQDLLKPFKRYNQHSPAWWLGATGASAGVMILLLHSVYTNMKHDLAHTTSTQEDLLATTKNLEQEINTLNQIKQSEQELAKRLTILKPPTGAFQFSQLLTSISRAIPSACWLESLNASAIKNPQAMGSKHATNTTSYTMAMQGKSTSLKAITTFIANLQKIPSIKAVDPATIKMVKKSENQPKKSYFFKLSATLKV from the coding sequence ATGAATTATTTAAAGAACTTCATTAAGTCCTTGGGACAACAATCCATTATCCTGTACCTACAAATACAAGATAAAGAACTGACTTGCGTTCTATTCAAAAAAGCGAGCAACACGTTGCGCATCAAAAAACAGGAAAAAATGGCCCTAGAATCAACCGTAATAATAAACGGCATAATTTACAACCCCACCACCCTTGCCCATTCCATAAGTCAATTTACCACCAAGCACGGACTTTGCAGACCTAAAGCAGTTCTGTGCTTTGCAGGGCTTGCCAACCACCAGCCCGCCTTACAACAATTAGCAACATTGCAAACAGCCCTGTGTACCACAAAAACCCCATTACGACTTCTTGCTATTATTGCAAAGCCATTAATACTAGACAAAGCACAGTCAGTCCCATACAAGATGCTTACCGATCAACAAGACTTACTTAAGCCGTTTAAACGGTACAACCAACACAGCCCCGCCTGGTGGCTTGGGGCCACAGGGGCTAGCGCAGGCGTTATGATCTTGCTGCTTCATTCGGTTTATACCAATATGAAGCATGATCTGGCACATACTACCAGCACTCAAGAAGACTTGCTTGCAACTACCAAAAACCTTGAACAAGAGATTAATACCCTCAATCAGATCAAGCAGTCTGAACAGGAACTTGCCAAGCGCCTCACTATTTTAAAGCCACCAACAGGAGCCTTTCAGTTTAGCCAGCTTTTAACTAGCATTTCCCGGGCCATACCATCTGCCTGCTGGCTTGAATCGCTGAACGCTTCAGCAATCAAAAACCCACAAGCAATGGGCAGCAAACACGCAACAAACACTACCAGCTATACTATGGCCATGCAAGGAAAGAGCACCTCGCTCAAGGCAATTACTACATTCATAGCAAACTTGCAAAAAATACCTTCTATAAAGGCTGTTGACCCCGCAACCATTAAGATGGTCAAAAAATCTGAAAATCAACCCAAGAAAAGCTACTTTTTCAAGCTTTCGGCCACGCTTAAAGTGTAG